A stretch of Calditrichia bacterium DNA encodes these proteins:
- a CDS encoding TIGR00730 family Rossman fold protein, whose protein sequence is MPKSICVFCASSNNINEIYIENARQVGETIAKRGDTLIYGGGSVGLMGVVARAVHAHGGKVVGVIPEVLNKVEVAYELSDELVVTRDMRERKAIMDDRSDAVITLPGGFGTLEELIEMITHKQLLYHDKPIVLMNINGFYNPLAELFDHFFRENFARDQYRGIYHLADTVADAFEYIDAYPVNNRK, encoded by the coding sequence ATGCCAAAATCGATTTGTGTTTTTTGCGCGTCCAGCAACAATATTAATGAAATTTATATCGAAAATGCCCGGCAGGTTGGCGAAACCATTGCCAAACGCGGTGATACGCTGATTTACGGCGGCGGCAGCGTTGGGTTGATGGGCGTTGTTGCCCGGGCAGTGCATGCGCACGGCGGCAAAGTTGTGGGGGTTATTCCCGAGGTGCTCAACAAAGTGGAAGTGGCGTATGAGCTGTCTGACGAGTTGGTTGTTACCCGCGACATGCGCGAACGCAAAGCGATAATGGATGACCGCAGCGATGCGGTAATTACGCTTCCCGGCGGGTTTGGCACATTGGAAGAATTGATCGAAATGATTACCCACAAACAATTGCTGTATCACGATAAACCGATTGTGCTGATGAACATCAACGGATTTTACAATCCGCTGGCTGAGCTGTTCGACCATTTTTTCCGGGAAAATTTTGCCCGCGACCAATATCGCGGCATCTACCATCTCGCCGATACGGTTGCTGATGCGTTCGAATATATCGACGCATATCCGGTCAACAATCGGAAGTGA
- a CDS encoding enoyl-CoA hydratase/isomerase family protein, with protein MAYQNIIAETDASVGIIQINRPDKLNALNQQTLDELSDVVSQYSSSSEIGCVIITGSGEKAFVAGADISQISEMDGKSAHQFAQHGQQIFTAIEQMRKPVIAAVNGFALGGGCELALACHIRIASAKARFGLPEINLGIIPGYGGTQRLPRLVGMGRALQMMLSGDMVDAQTALQIGLVNAVVEPADLLENVKSLATKLAQKAPLAAGYILSAAYHGAGQPLGTALNIEAECFSKVCETEDMKEGTRAFLEKRAAKFIGR; from the coding sequence TTGGCATACCAGAATATTATTGCCGAAACTGATGCATCGGTCGGGATTATTCAAATTAACCGTCCGGATAAACTGAACGCATTGAATCAACAAACATTGGACGAGCTGTCGGATGTTGTGTCGCAATATTCATCAAGCAGCGAAATTGGATGTGTGATCATCACCGGTTCCGGAGAAAAAGCATTTGTCGCCGGAGCGGATATCAGCCAGATTTCGGAAATGGACGGTAAATCCGCCCACCAGTTTGCCCAACACGGACAACAGATTTTTACAGCAATTGAGCAAATGCGTAAACCGGTGATTGCCGCCGTTAATGGCTTTGCATTGGGTGGCGGTTGTGAGTTGGCATTGGCCTGCCATATCCGTATTGCCTCTGCAAAAGCCCGTTTCGGGTTACCGGAAATTAATTTGGGAATTATCCCCGGATACGGCGGAACGCAGCGCCTGCCGCGATTGGTTGGAATGGGACGCGCATTGCAGATGATGCTTTCCGGCGATATGGTTGATGCGCAAACGGCACTGCAAATCGGGTTGGTAAATGCTGTTGTCGAACCGGCGGATTTATTGGAAAATGTAAAATCTTTGGCAACCAAATTAGCTCAAAAAGCGCCGTTGGCCGCGGGTTACATTTTGTCCGCAGCTTATCACGGAGCCGGACAACCGCTCGGAACAGCATTAAATATTGAAGCCGAATGTTTTAGCAAAGTATGTGAAACTGAGGATATGAAAGAAGGCACGCGCGCATTTTTAGAAAAACGTGCAGCAAAATTTATCGGTCGATAG
- a CDS encoding sigma-54-dependent Fis family transcriptional regulator yields the protein MTNTLGKILIVDDDEDVLISAKLLLKKHSNLVHTENDPTQIPTLLKNEQYDVILLDMNFSGDQTSGSEGFFWLNRILTIEPSAVVILFTAYGDVNLAVRAIKEGATDFVMKPWENEKLLATLSAASRLSSSQQQIRELRHRQTELQNETNRPFGEIVGQCAAMQRVFSTIQKVAKTDANVLVLGENGTGKELVARALHRQSQRSNEVFISVDMGAITETLFESELFGHTKGAFTGAKEDRAGRFEIANSGTLFLDEIGNLSLPLQAKLLTAIQKRQVTRVGSNKYRDVDIRLICATNMPIHEMVAQREFRQDLLYRINTVEIHLPPLRDRTEDIPLLIEHFLKIYGKKYGKPESRLSQATLNKLQKYHWPGNIRELQHALERAVILSDNNVLQPGDFFFNAEFSDEDELALDSYNLEDVEKLVIRKAITKHAGNISKAARELGLTRASLYRRLEKYGL from the coding sequence ATGACAAACACGCTCGGAAAAATTCTGATAGTTGATGATGACGAAGATGTGCTCATTTCTGCAAAATTGCTGCTGAAAAAGCACAGCAATCTTGTGCACACCGAAAATGATCCAACCCAAATACCCACTCTGCTCAAAAATGAACAATATGACGTTATTCTGCTGGATATGAATTTTAGTGGTGACCAAACCAGCGGCAGCGAGGGCTTTTTTTGGCTGAACCGTATTTTAACCATCGAACCATCCGCGGTGGTTATTTTATTTACTGCCTATGGTGATGTAAATTTGGCTGTACGTGCGATAAAAGAAGGCGCAACCGATTTTGTAATGAAACCGTGGGAAAACGAAAAATTGCTGGCGACCCTTTCGGCCGCATCGCGGCTGAGCTCATCGCAGCAGCAAATTCGCGAATTGCGCCATCGCCAAACCGAGCTGCAGAACGAAACCAATCGCCCGTTCGGCGAAATTGTCGGGCAGTGTGCTGCCATGCAACGGGTTTTCTCGACCATCCAAAAAGTGGCAAAAACAGACGCCAATGTGCTGGTGCTGGGCGAAAACGGCACCGGAAAAGAGCTGGTCGCGCGGGCGCTGCATCGCCAATCGCAACGCAGTAACGAGGTTTTTATCAGCGTGGATATGGGCGCCATCACCGAAACGCTGTTCGAAAGCGAGCTGTTCGGTCACACCAAAGGCGCATTCACCGGTGCAAAAGAAGACCGCGCCGGACGCTTCGAAATCGCGAATAGCGGCACTTTATTTCTCGATGAAATTGGCAATCTGTCGCTGCCGCTGCAGGCGAAGCTCCTCACCGCAATCCAAAAGCGGCAAGTTACCCGGGTCGGTTCGAACAAATATCGCGATGTCGATATTCGCCTGATTTGCGCAACCAACATGCCCATTCACGAAATGGTTGCCCAACGGGAATTCCGGCAGGATTTGCTCTATCGCATCAACACAGTGGAGATTCACCTTCCGCCCCTGCGCGATCGCACAGAAGATATCCCTTTGCTGATCGAACATTTCCTGAAAATTTACGGCAAAAAATATGGCAAACCCGAATCGCGACTCAGCCAGGCGACGCTCAATAAATTGCAGAAATACCATTGGCCGGGGAATATCCGCGAACTTCAGCATGCGCTGGAGCGCGCAGTTATCCTCAGTGATAACAATGTGTTACAACCCGGTGATTTCTTTTTCAACGCGGAATTTTCAGATGAAGATGAACTGGCGCTGGATTCCTACAATCTGGAAGATGTGGAAAAACTGGTCATCCGAAAAGCCATCACCAAACATGCCGGAAACATCAGCAAAGCAGCGCGGGAGCTGGGATTAACACGGGCATCACTGTACCGGCGACTGGAAAAATATGGTTTATAA
- a CDS encoding ATP-binding protein — protein sequence MKQNHLALLVSPLLEFRIRYAEILEQNGFRTLSQSTPDLSVFEKATTPDLCFIDNRENNFPYDVFFEFLNRTGVKTIVIHTGNLPENIPSESHYVYRCDDENVPLISLLLNLNEFLIRRKSRVELAAMLIHDVRSPLHSLMAYIELLMNQSFGVLNEGQKNFLEKSMILGDQVLDMMEDINEIYKTEQYAFSIDKAPFSIAEVLDQALLSLWIQTDQKQQKITKTIEAGLPTVNGDGYQIQRIFTNLIQNAIKYCPPKSSININIHRSSERVLEVRVTDNGGGIPEENLKSIFRKSFRVNQSAEEQKGYGLGLYICKIIIKAHGGTIRAENNVSGGVSFIFTLPIN from the coding sequence ATGAAACAAAATCATTTAGCATTATTGGTTTCACCTTTGCTGGAGTTCAGGATTCGGTATGCTGAAATCCTGGAACAGAATGGTTTTCGGACACTGAGCCAATCGACACCGGATTTATCTGTATTCGAAAAAGCGACAACGCCGGATCTTTGTTTTATCGATAACCGGGAAAATAATTTTCCGTACGACGTGTTTTTTGAATTTTTAAATCGAACCGGTGTCAAAACGATTGTCATCCACACCGGAAACTTGCCGGAAAATATACCGTCCGAAAGTCATTATGTGTATCGCTGTGATGATGAAAATGTGCCATTAATTTCACTGTTGCTTAATTTGAATGAATTTTTGATTCGCCGGAAATCGCGGGTAGAACTGGCTGCGATGCTCATCCACGATGTTCGCTCGCCGCTGCACAGCCTGATGGCTTACATCGAGCTATTGATGAACCAATCCTTCGGTGTGCTTAACGAGGGACAGAAAAATTTTCTGGAAAAATCCATGATTCTCGGCGATCAGGTTTTGGATATGATGGAGGATATCAACGAAATTTACAAAACGGAGCAATATGCGTTTTCGATCGATAAAGCGCCGTTTTCAATTGCCGAAGTTCTCGATCAAGCGTTGTTGAGTTTGTGGATTCAAACCGATCAAAAGCAACAAAAAATCACCAAAACTATCGAAGCCGGGCTGCCGACGGTAAATGGCGATGGCTATCAAATTCAGCGTATTTTTACAAACTTGATTCAAAATGCTATCAAATATTGTCCACCAAAATCATCGATCAATATCAATATTCATCGTTCGTCCGAACGTGTGCTGGAAGTGCGGGTTACCGATAATGGCGGCGGCATCCCGGAAGAAAATCTCAAAAGTATTTTCCGGAAATCGTTCCGCGTTAACCAAAGTGCTGAGGAGCAAAAAGGATACGGATTGGGATTATATATTTGTAAGATAATTATTAAAGCGCACGGTGGAACAATTCGCGCCGAAAATAATGTTTCCGGAGGCGTTTCCTTTATTTTTACCCTGCCAATAAATTAG
- the groL gene encoding chaperonin GroEL (60 kDa chaperone family; promotes refolding of misfolded polypeptides especially under stressful conditions; forms two stacked rings of heptamers to form a barrel-shaped 14mer; ends can be capped by GroES; misfolded proteins enter the barrel where they are refolded when GroES binds) — MAKQIEYSSDARTRLRKGVDKLADAVKVTLGPQGRNVVIEKKFGAPTVTKDGVTVAKEIELEDAVENMGAQMVREVASKTSDDAGDGTTTATVLAQAIYTEGLKNVTAGANPTEIKRGIEEAVKVIVAELQSISRPIEGKKEIAQVGAISANNDMTIGDLIAEAMDKVGKDGVITVEEAKSTETNLEVVEGMQFDRGYLSPYFVTDPENMEAVLEDGLILIHDKKISNMKDLLPILEKVAQTGKPLLLISEDIEGEALATLVVNKLRGTLKVAAVKAPGFGDRRKAMLEDIAVLTGGRVISEETGFKLDSAVLSDLGRAKRIVIDKDNTTIVEGAGKGDDIKGRVNQIRKQIENTSSDYDREKLQERLAKLAGGVAVLKIGAATEIEMKEKKARVEDALHATRAAVEEGIVAGGGVAVLRALPSLDKLSFDDDRQIGVNIMKRSLEEPIRQIVRNAGLEGAVIVQKVKEGSKNFGFNAATEAFEEDMIKSGIIDPTKVTRTAVENASSVAGLLLMTEAVISDIPEKEEPMPGGGAPGMGGMGGMGGMY, encoded by the coding sequence ATGGCGAAGCAAATTGAATATAGCTCCGACGCCCGTACCCGCCTCAGAAAAGGTGTGGATAAACTGGCTGATGCTGTAAAAGTTACCCTTGGACCGCAGGGTCGCAACGTGGTTATCGAGAAAAAATTTGGTGCTCCCACAGTAACCAAAGACGGTGTAACCGTTGCAAAAGAAATTGAACTGGAAGATGCAGTTGAAAACATGGGTGCACAAATGGTTCGCGAAGTTGCCTCCAAAACCAGCGACGACGCCGGTGACGGAACCACCACAGCAACCGTTTTGGCACAAGCCATTTACACCGAAGGTTTGAAAAACGTAACCGCCGGTGCAAACCCGACCGAAATCAAACGCGGTATTGAAGAAGCTGTAAAAGTGATTGTTGCCGAATTGCAATCCATCAGCCGCCCGATCGAAGGCAAAAAAGAAATTGCCCAGGTTGGCGCTATTTCCGCAAACAACGACATGACCATTGGCGATCTGATTGCAGAAGCAATGGACAAAGTTGGCAAAGATGGCGTTATTACCGTTGAAGAAGCCAAATCGACCGAAACCAACCTGGAAGTTGTGGAAGGTATGCAGTTCGATCGCGGCTATCTCTCCCCCTATTTTGTAACCGATCCGGAAAACATGGAAGCCGTGCTGGAAGACGGTTTGATCCTGATCCACGACAAAAAAATATCCAACATGAAAGATCTTCTGCCGATCCTCGAAAAAGTTGCCCAAACCGGCAAACCACTTCTGTTGATCTCTGAAGATATCGAAGGCGAAGCTTTGGCAACACTGGTTGTCAACAAACTGCGCGGCACCCTGAAAGTTGCTGCTGTTAAAGCACCGGGCTTTGGCGATCGCCGCAAAGCAATGCTGGAAGATATTGCCGTCCTCACCGGCGGTCGTGTGATCAGCGAAGAAACCGGTTTCAAACTGGATAGCGCAGTACTCTCCGATTTGGGTAGAGCAAAACGCATTGTTATCGACAAAGACAACACCACAATTGTTGAAGGTGCCGGCAAAGGCGATGACATCAAAGGCCGTGTTAACCAAATCCGCAAACAAATTGAAAACACCAGTTCCGATTACGATCGCGAAAAACTGCAGGAACGTCTGGCAAAATTGGCTGGCGGTGTCGCAGTGCTGAAAATTGGTGCAGCTACCGAAATCGAAATGAAAGAGAAAAAAGCCCGTGTTGAAGATGCGCTGCATGCAACCCGCGCTGCCGTAGAAGAAGGCATCGTTGCCGGCGGTGGTGTAGCTGTGCTTCGCGCGTTGCCCTCGCTCGACAAACTCTCTTTCGACGACGACCGTCAGATTGGTGTAAACATCATGAAACGTTCGCTCGAAGAACCCATTCGCCAGATCGTTCGCAATGCCGGTTTGGAAGGCGCAGTGATCGTTCAGAAAGTGAAAGAAGGCAGCAAAAACTTCGGTTTCAACGCAGCTACCGAAGCTTTTGAAGAAGATATGATCAAATCCGGTATCATCGACCCGACCAAAGTAACCCGCACGGCAGTAGAAAACGCCAGCTCGGTTGCCGGTTTGTTGCTGATGACCGAAGCCGTAATTTCCGATATTCCTGAAAAAGAAGAACCCATGCCCGGTGGCGGTGCTCCCGGAATGGGTGGAATGGGCGGAATGGGCGGCATGTACTAA
- a CDS encoding nuclear transport factor 2 family protein has translation MKNMVFLIMGLAVAGIFNANAQDVSGQKNVRQAVLDYVEGVYNMQPDRIKKSVHPDLAKRGFYQKDGTYKEAKMTFEQLVELSKTYNKKGMIPDDAPKSIEIYDVLDQTASAKLTAFWGIDYLQLAKFDGKWMIVNVLWQSHTAGKPAASGESGRDAKPGGKWMGGALGGPTIDPGISEIHLERTACYGTCPVYSVVLKNDGSVVYEGKSHVKMTGTHSGTVNLWGFNKLTELIVKSKFMDFEDRYSIDVTDMPTVYTTVVMKDGSKKRIMNYASAGPVELWAIEQMIDKMVSDVKWDSNNDAESK, from the coding sequence ATGAAAAATATGGTGTTTTTAATAATGGGGTTGGCTGTAGCAGGAATTTTCAATGCAAACGCACAGGATGTTTCCGGACAGAAAAACGTTCGCCAAGCAGTGCTGGATTATGTTGAAGGCGTTTACAACATGCAACCGGATCGCATCAAAAAAAGTGTTCATCCCGATTTGGCAAAACGCGGGTTTTATCAAAAAGATGGCACTTACAAAGAAGCTAAAATGACCTTTGAGCAACTGGTTGAGTTGTCCAAAACTTACAACAAAAAAGGAATGATCCCGGATGATGCGCCCAAATCGATAGAGATATACGATGTTCTGGATCAAACCGCCAGCGCAAAACTGACCGCTTTTTGGGGCATCGATTATTTACAACTGGCAAAATTTGATGGCAAGTGGATGATTGTGAATGTGTTGTGGCAATCCCATACGGCGGGAAAACCGGCGGCATCCGGCGAAAGCGGGAGAGACGCGAAACCGGGTGGCAAATGGATGGGCGGCGCACTCGGCGGACCAACAATCGATCCCGGAATTTCAGAAATCCATTTGGAACGAACCGCTTGTTACGGCACCTGCCCTGTGTATTCGGTTGTACTGAAAAATGACGGCAGCGTGGTTTATGAAGGCAAATCGCATGTGAAAATGACTGGAACACACAGCGGAACTGTCAATTTGTGGGGATTTAATAAATTGACTGAACTCATTGTAAAATCAAAGTTTATGGATTTTGAAGACAGGTATTCGATCGACGTAACCGACATGCCAACCGTTTACACCACCGTTGTGATGAAAGATGGCAGCAAAAAGCGAATCATGAATTACGCGAGCGCCGGACCGGTTGAACTGTGGGCGATTGAACAAATGATTGATAAAATGGTGAGCGATGTGAAGTGGGACAGTAACAATGATGCAGAAAGTAAATAA
- a CDS encoding PTS sugar transporter subunit IIB → MKSLILRIDDRLIHGQVLVGWVSYYNFKQIVVGNNEIVSNDWEKEMMTMAAGDLDTQVLNISDTLAFINTFEEKDRLALVLVESVEDVLQMVENGLKLKKINIGGIHYSEGKREFLPYLFLDETDIRQLKLMMVKGYEFICQDVPTGSKYNLEKILGKKND, encoded by the coding sequence ATGAAGTCACTAATTCTACGAATCGATGACCGGCTGATTCACGGGCAGGTTTTGGTTGGATGGGTTAGCTACTACAATTTCAAACAGATTGTTGTTGGCAACAATGAAATCGTCAGCAATGATTGGGAAAAAGAAATGATGACAATGGCCGCAGGCGATTTGGATACGCAAGTGCTGAATATTTCTGATACATTGGCATTCATCAATACCTTTGAGGAAAAAGATCGATTGGCGCTGGTTTTGGTTGAATCCGTTGAGGATGTATTGCAAATGGTTGAAAATGGACTTAAACTCAAAAAAATCAACATCGGCGGAATTCATTACAGCGAAGGAAAACGGGAGTTTTTACCGTACTTATTTCTCGATGAAACAGATATCCGGCAGCTAAAACTGATGATGGTAAAAGGATACGAATTTATCTGCCAGGACGTACCCACCGGCTCGAAATACAATCTCGAAAAAATTCTGGGTAAAAAGAATGATTGA
- the groES gene encoding co-chaperone GroES: protein MKVRPLADRVLIKPLEEEEKTSGGIILPDSAKEKPMRGRVIAVGNGKVDENGKRHPLDVKAEDVVLYGKYSGTDVKVDGEEYLIMRESDILAIVE from the coding sequence ATGAAAGTTAGACCATTAGCTGATCGCGTTCTCATCAAGCCGTTGGAAGAAGAAGAAAAAACTTCCGGTGGCATTATTCTCCCCGACAGTGCAAAAGAAAAGCCGATGCGGGGTCGGGTTATTGCTGTAGGTAACGGCAAAGTGGATGAAAACGGCAAACGCCATCCGCTGGATGTAAAAGCAGAAGATGTTGTGCTGTATGGCAAATATTCCGGCACCGATGTTAAAGTTGACGGTGAAGAATATCTGATCATGCGGGAAAGCGACATTTTGGCAATCGTTGAGTAA
- a CDS encoding ATP-binding protein, whose amino-acid sequence MVYKRFRWVIIARILFLSALIFLLNYLLLETEYIAAVIIIAGLIIYNIFMLVHYVEKTNRDLARFLDAVKYSDFSQTFMLTGLGSSFNELKTAFNDVIAKFQQARAEKEESFRYLQTVVQHVGIGLLAYDDNGEINLLNSAAKRLLEVTHLKNISQLERRSVALVNTLKSLETGQRSLIKLHRSGEEMQLAIYTTEFLMQSERFRLVSIQNIGSELAETEMEAWQKLIRVLTHEIMNSVTPLSSLAASANELLRDSITETNAPEAAFEDIQIALTTIERRSQGLLKFVNAYRNLTKIPKPNFQAVKLGELLEQLYVLIVGQMAEEGISLEVNVRPSSLEITADPELIEQILINLLTNAQHAVIGRENPQIQLLGKMDERGHPLIEVADNGKGMSRELQSKIFIPFFTTKSGGSGIGLSLSRQIMRLHNGTLTVKSVEGEGTVFTLRF is encoded by the coding sequence ATGGTTTATAAACGATTTCGCTGGGTAATAATCGCACGGATTTTGTTCCTCTCCGCGCTTATTTTTCTGCTCAACTATTTGCTGCTGGAAACTGAATATATTGCCGCGGTGATCATCATCGCGGGGTTAATTATTTACAATATTTTCATGCTGGTTCATTATGTCGAAAAAACAAATCGTGATCTCGCGCGGTTTCTCGACGCCGTAAAATACTCCGATTTTTCCCAAACATTTATGCTCACCGGGCTCGGTTCCTCATTTAACGAATTGAAAACCGCATTTAACGATGTCATCGCCAAGTTTCAGCAAGCACGCGCAGAAAAAGAGGAGAGCTTCCGTTATCTGCAAACGGTGGTTCAACACGTTGGCATCGGGTTGCTCGCATACGACGATAACGGTGAAATTAACCTGCTCAACTCCGCCGCCAAACGCTTGCTGGAAGTAACCCATCTCAAAAATATTTCCCAATTGGAACGACGCAGCGTTGCATTGGTAAACACATTGAAATCACTGGAAACCGGACAGCGCAGCCTGATCAAACTTCACCGGTCCGGTGAAGAAATGCAACTCGCCATCTACACCACTGAATTTTTGATGCAGAGTGAGCGATTTCGGCTGGTTTCCATCCAGAATATCGGCTCGGAACTCGCGGAAACGGAAATGGAAGCATGGCAAAAATTGATCCGGGTGCTCACCCACGAGATCATGAATTCCGTTACGCCGCTATCATCGCTGGCGGCTTCTGCCAACGAACTGCTGCGCGATAGCATCACCGAAACCAACGCACCGGAAGCTGCATTTGAAGATATTCAAATTGCCCTCACAACCATCGAACGGCGCAGCCAGGGATTGCTCAAATTTGTCAATGCGTACCGAAATCTCACCAAAATACCCAAACCGAACTTTCAGGCAGTGAAATTGGGTGAATTGCTGGAGCAATTGTATGTGCTGATTGTAGGGCAGATGGCTGAGGAAGGCATTTCGCTGGAAGTAAATGTGCGTCCCTCAAGTTTGGAAATTACTGCCGATCCGGAATTGATCGAACAAATTTTGATCAACCTGCTGACCAACGCACAACACGCGGTAATCGGGAGAGAAAACCCACAAATACAATTATTAGGCAAGATGGACGAAAGAGGGCATCCACTGATTGAGGTAGCGGATAATGGAAAAGGAATGTCCCGGGAATTGCAGTCGAAAATTTTCATCCCGTTTTTTACCACAAAATCCGGCGGATCGGGCATCGGGTTGAGCCTTTCGCGGCAGATTATGCGGCTGCACAACGGCACGCTCACAGTCAAATCCGTTGAAGGCGAAGGCACGGTTTTCACCCTCAGGTTTTAA
- a CDS encoding response regulator transcription factor has translation MITVSIVEDDVDIRESLALLINGTPGFSCNGTYESCEKGIKGIMKDPPDVALMDIGLPGMTGIEGIRILKEKLPDLDILVLTIQSESDTVFDALCAGACGYLMKDTPPAQLLDAIQESYDGGAPMSTRIARLVVKSFQIEQQTLLTTRETEVLTHLCKGKSYKMIADDLFISEETVRRHIKNIYRKLEVHSKSEAVAKAFKERLVNL, from the coding sequence ATGATAACGGTTTCAATAGTAGAAGATGACGTGGATATTCGCGAAAGTTTGGCGTTGCTGATCAACGGAACGCCGGGGTTCAGTTGCAACGGCACTTACGAATCCTGCGAAAAAGGCATCAAAGGAATTATGAAAGATCCGCCGGATGTTGCATTAATGGACATCGGCTTGCCGGGAATGACAGGCATCGAAGGCATTCGCATTTTGAAAGAAAAATTGCCAGATTTAGACATTTTGGTGCTGACCATTCAGAGCGAAAGCGACACCGTTTTCGATGCGCTGTGTGCCGGTGCCTGCGGCTATTTGATGAAAGATACGCCTCCCGCGCAGCTGTTGGACGCCATTCAGGAAAGCTACGATGGCGGTGCACCGATGAGCACCCGGATTGCCCGGCTCGTGGTAAAATCGTTCCAGATTGAGCAGCAAACATTGCTCACCACCCGCGAAACTGAAGTGCTGACCCATTTGTGCAAAGGCAAAAGCTACAAAATGATTGCAGACGATTTATTTATCAGCGAAGAGACCGTGCGGCGGCACATCAAAAACATTTATCGCAAGCTGGAAGTGCATTCCAAATCCGAGGCAGTTGCCAAAGCATTTAAAGAACGGCTGGTCAATTTATAA
- a CDS encoding YjbQ family protein: MIDLQTKSLALQTKGFTDIIDITAELQGILDNSDFEEGSILVFVPGSTAGLTTIEFESGLIKDLKEKFEMLFPENARYHHNERWHDGNGYAHVRAALLKPTLLIPFINKRLCLGTWQQVTLIDFDNRPRQRNLVVQLSGKRNV; this comes from the coding sequence ATGATTGATCTGCAAACCAAAAGCCTGGCGCTCCAGACAAAGGGTTTTACAGATATCATCGATATTACAGCCGAATTGCAGGGAATTTTAGACAATAGTGATTTCGAAGAAGGCAGTATTCTGGTGTTTGTGCCGGGCTCAACCGCCGGGTTGACAACGATTGAATTCGAAAGCGGATTAATAAAAGATTTAAAGGAAAAGTTCGAAATGTTGTTTCCTGAAAACGCTCGTTATCACCACAACGAGCGTTGGCACGATGGAAATGGTTATGCACATGTGAGGGCTGCACTGCTGAAACCGACGTTACTTATCCCATTTATAAACAAGCGGTTATGTTTGGGAACCTGGCAGCAGGTTACACTTATCGATTTTGATAACCGCCCTCGCCAACGGAATTTGGTCGTTCAGCTTTCCGGCAAACGCAACGTATAA